One window of Ziziphus jujuba cultivar Dongzao chromosome 5, ASM3175591v1 genomic DNA carries:
- the LOC107420312 gene encoding chaperone protein ClpB4, mitochondrial isoform X2: MVYAQSLALVLPREGTSLHFLSLRLLTHFRMMSFRPSIRQSPSLGSFTLPLRVTIPRLALPRFKNTYTNTHANQNEFTEMAWEGIVGAVDAARVSKQQVVESEHLMKALLEQRDGLARRIFTKAGLDNTSVLQATDDFISKQPKVMGDTSGPIIGSHLSLLLDTSRKHKKEMGDDYVSVEHLLLAFQSDKRFGQQLFRNLQLNEKDLKDAVQAVRGNQRVTDQNPEGKYEALEKYGNDLTELARRGKLDPVIGRDDEIRRCIQILSRRTKNNPVIIGEPGVGKTAIAEGLAQRIVRGDVPEPLLNRKLISLDMGSLVAGAKFRGDFEERLKAVLKEVTASNGQIILFIDEIHTVVGAGATSGAMDAGNLLKPMLGRGELRCIGATTLNEYRKYIEKDPALERRFQQVFCGQPSVEDTISILRGLRERYELHHGVKISDSALVSAAVLADRYITERFLPDKAIDLVDEAAAKLKMEITSKPTELDEIDRAVLKLEMEKLSLKNDTDKASKERLSKLENDLASLKQKQKEVTEQWDHEKSLMTRIRSIKEEIDRVNLEMEAAEREYNLNRAAELKYGTLMSLQRQLEEADRNLADFQKSGNSLLREEVTDLDIAEIVSKWTGIPLSNLQQSERDKLVLLEQVLHKRVVGQDMAVKSVADAIRRSRAGLSDPNRPIASFMFMGPTGVGKTELAKALAGYLFNTENALVRIDMSEYMEKHAVSRLVGAPPGYVGYEEGGQLTEVVRRRPYSVVLFDEIEKAHHDVFNILLQLLDDGRITDSQGRTVSFTNCVVIMTSNIGSHYILETLRNTQDSKEVVYDLMKRQVVELARQTFRPEFMNRIDEYIVFQPLDSKEISRIVEIQMYRLKDRLKQRKIDLHYTKEAVELLATLGFDPNFGARPVKRVIQQLVENEVAMGVLRGDFKEEDSVLVDVDESPSAKGHPPQFRIKKLENNTARDAMVAND, from the exons ATGGTTTACGCACAGTCGCTTGCTCTAGTTCTACCACGGGAAGGTACATCTCTTCACTTTCTCAGCCTCAGATTGCTGACACACTTCAGAATGATGTCGTTTCGGCCAAGCATTCGACAATCACCTTCGCTAGGAAGTTTCACTCTTCCACTCCGCGTCACTATTCCGCGACTAGCTCTTCCCAGGTTTAAAAACACATACACGAATACGCAC GCTAATCAAAATGAGTTCACTGAGATGGCCTGGGAAGGCATTGTTGGTGCTGTTGATGCTGCCCGAGTTAGCAAACAACAGGTGGTTGAATCTGAGCACTTAATGAAGGCTCTTTTGGAGCAAAGAGATGGGTTGGCGAGGAGAATATTCACTAAGGCAGGGCTTGACAACACGTCAGTTCTGCAAGCTACAGATGATTTTATATCTAAGCAACCAAAG GTGATGGGAGACACTAGTGGTCCTATCATAGGCTCACATCTCAGTTTGCTGTTAGACACTTCGCGCaagcataaaaaagaaatggGAGATGATTATGTGTCTGTAGAGCATCTTCTGTTAGCATTTCAATCGGACAAGAGGTTTGGGCAGCAGTTATTCAGGAATCTTCAGCTTAATGAGAAAGATTTGAAAGATGCTGTTCAAGCAGTTCGTGGAAATCAGCGGGTTACTGATCAGA ACCCTGAAGGGAAATATGAGGCATTGGAGAAATATGGGAATGATTTAACGGAGCTTGCTAGGCGTGGCAAACTTGATCCTGTTATAGGTCGGGATGATGAAATAAGACGGTGTATCCAAATCTTATCTAGGAGAACCAAAAATAATCCTGTTATCATTGGTGAGCCCGGTGTGGGGAAAACTGCAATTGCTGAAGG ATTAGCTCAAAGGATTGTGCGAGGGGATGTTCCAGAACCGCTGTTAAATAGAAAG ttGATCTCCCTAGATATGGGTTCATTGGTGGCTGGTGCCAAGTTTCGTGGAGATTTTGAGGAAAGGTTGAAGGCTGTTCTTAAAGAAGTTACTGCTTCAAATGgacaaattattttgtttattgatgAGATTCATACTGTAGTTGGTGCAG GGGCTACAAGTGGTGCGATGGATGCTGGAAACTTGTTAAAACCAATGCTTGGGCGAGGTGAGCTTCGATGTATAGGAGCTACTACATTGAATGAGTATAGGAAATACATTGAGAAGGATCCTGCACTCGAGCGTAGATTTCAACAGGTGTTTTGTGGTCAACCATCTGTTGAAGACACTATATCAATTCTTCGTGGGTTGCGTGAGCGGTATGAACTGCATCATGGAGTTAAGATATCAGATAGTGCACTTGTTTCAGCTGCAGTCCTTGCCGATCGGTACATCACTGAACGATTTTTGCCTGACAAAG CTATAGACCTTGTTGATGAAGCTGCTGCAAAGCTGAAAATGGAGATAACTTCCAAGCCAACGGAATTGGATGAGATTGATAGAGCTGTGTTAAAGTTGGAGATGGAGAAGCTGTCTTTGAAAAATGACACTGATAAAGCATccaaagaaaggttaagtaagCTGGAAAACGATCTGGCTTCActtaaacaaaaacagaaagagGTAACTGAACAATGGGACCATGAGAAGTCTCTCATGACACGAATACGATCAATCAAAGAAGAG ATTGATAGGGTAAACTTAGAGATGGAAGCTGCCGAACGTGAGTATAACCTAAATCGTGCTGCTGAGCTGAAATATGGAACACTCATGTCTCTCCAGCGCCAGTTAGAAGAGGCTGATAGGAACCTTGCTGACTTCCAGAAGTCCGGTAATTCCTTGCTGCGAGAAGAGGTTactgatcttgatattgctgaAATTGTAAGCAAATGGACAGGTATACCCTTATCAAACCTTCAACAATCAGAAAGAGACAAACTAGTCCTGCTAGAGCAGGTTCTGCACAAGAGGGTGGTTGGTCAAGATATGGCAGTGAAGTCCGTGGCTGATGCAATCCGTCGTTCTAGGGCAGGATTATCTGACCCAAATCGACCAATAGCAAGTTTCATGTTCATGGGTCCTACAGGTGTTGGAAAAACAGAGCTTGCAAAAGCATTAGCTGGTTACCTCTTTAACACAGAAAATGCCCTTGTGAGAATTGATATGAGTGAGTACATGGAGAAGCATGCAGTCTCACGCTTGGTTGGCGCCCCACCAGGTTATGTTGGTTATGAAGAAGGTGGGCAGCTTACCGAAGTGGTTCGCAGAAGGCCTTATTCTGTAGTACTCTTTGATGAAATAGAGAAAGCTCACCATGATGTCTTCAACATTTTGTTACAATTGTTAGATGATGGAAGGATAACTGATTCCCAGGGTAGGACAGTAAGCTTCACGAATTGTGTTGTGATAATGACATCAAACATTGGCTCCCACTACATACTTGAAACTCTCCGTAATACACAAGATAGCAAAGAAGTAGTTTATGACTTGATGAAAAGACAAGTTGTTGAGTTGGCCAGACAAACTTTCCGCCCTGAATTTATGAACCGCATTGATGAGTACATTGTTTTCCAGCCTTTGGACTCCAAAGAAATCAGTAGAATTGTCGAGATACAG ATGTATCGGTTGAAGGACAGGCTCAAACAGAGGAAAATTGATCTTCATTACACAAAGGAAGCTGTTGAACTATTGGCAACATTGGGCTTTGATCCTAATTTTGGAGCAAGGCCCGTTAAGCGGGTGATCCAGCAACTGGTTGAGAATGAAGTTGCAATGGGAGTATTAAGAGGAGATTTTAAAGAGGAAGATTCAGTACTTGTTGATGTAGATGAGTCCCCATCAGCCAAAGGCCACCCACCCCAATTCCGCATCAAGAAATTGGAGAACAACACTGCTAGGGATGCAATGGTTGCCAATGACTAA
- the LOC107420312 gene encoding chaperone protein ClpB4, mitochondrial isoform X1: protein MATRKATKLAKSAMAAVNASRTSRSSLTQSHSVIYGLRTVACSSSTTGRYISSLSQPQIADTLQNDVVSAKHSTITFARKFHSSTPRHYSATSSSQANQNEFTEMAWEGIVGAVDAARVSKQQVVESEHLMKALLEQRDGLARRIFTKAGLDNTSVLQATDDFISKQPKVMGDTSGPIIGSHLSLLLDTSRKHKKEMGDDYVSVEHLLLAFQSDKRFGQQLFRNLQLNEKDLKDAVQAVRGNQRVTDQNPEGKYEALEKYGNDLTELARRGKLDPVIGRDDEIRRCIQILSRRTKNNPVIIGEPGVGKTAIAEGLAQRIVRGDVPEPLLNRKLISLDMGSLVAGAKFRGDFEERLKAVLKEVTASNGQIILFIDEIHTVVGAGATSGAMDAGNLLKPMLGRGELRCIGATTLNEYRKYIEKDPALERRFQQVFCGQPSVEDTISILRGLRERYELHHGVKISDSALVSAAVLADRYITERFLPDKAIDLVDEAAAKLKMEITSKPTELDEIDRAVLKLEMEKLSLKNDTDKASKERLSKLENDLASLKQKQKEVTEQWDHEKSLMTRIRSIKEEIDRVNLEMEAAEREYNLNRAAELKYGTLMSLQRQLEEADRNLADFQKSGNSLLREEVTDLDIAEIVSKWTGIPLSNLQQSERDKLVLLEQVLHKRVVGQDMAVKSVADAIRRSRAGLSDPNRPIASFMFMGPTGVGKTELAKALAGYLFNTENALVRIDMSEYMEKHAVSRLVGAPPGYVGYEEGGQLTEVVRRRPYSVVLFDEIEKAHHDVFNILLQLLDDGRITDSQGRTVSFTNCVVIMTSNIGSHYILETLRNTQDSKEVVYDLMKRQVVELARQTFRPEFMNRIDEYIVFQPLDSKEISRIVEIQMYRLKDRLKQRKIDLHYTKEAVELLATLGFDPNFGARPVKRVIQQLVENEVAMGVLRGDFKEEDSVLVDVDESPSAKGHPPQFRIKKLENNTARDAMVAND, encoded by the exons ATGGCGACCAGAAAAGCTACGAAGCTCGCCAAGTCGGCCATGGCGGCTGTTAATGCCTCCAGAACCTCGAGAAGTTCTCTCACACAGTCTCATTCCGTAATTTATGGTTTACGCACAGTCGCTTGCTCTAGTTCTACCACGGGAAGGTACATCTCTTCACTTTCTCAGCCTCAGATTGCTGACACACTTCAGAATGATGTCGTTTCGGCCAAGCATTCGACAATCACCTTCGCTAGGAAGTTTCACTCTTCCACTCCGCGTCACTATTCCGCGACTAGCTCTTCCCAG GCTAATCAAAATGAGTTCACTGAGATGGCCTGGGAAGGCATTGTTGGTGCTGTTGATGCTGCCCGAGTTAGCAAACAACAGGTGGTTGAATCTGAGCACTTAATGAAGGCTCTTTTGGAGCAAAGAGATGGGTTGGCGAGGAGAATATTCACTAAGGCAGGGCTTGACAACACGTCAGTTCTGCAAGCTACAGATGATTTTATATCTAAGCAACCAAAG GTGATGGGAGACACTAGTGGTCCTATCATAGGCTCACATCTCAGTTTGCTGTTAGACACTTCGCGCaagcataaaaaagaaatggGAGATGATTATGTGTCTGTAGAGCATCTTCTGTTAGCATTTCAATCGGACAAGAGGTTTGGGCAGCAGTTATTCAGGAATCTTCAGCTTAATGAGAAAGATTTGAAAGATGCTGTTCAAGCAGTTCGTGGAAATCAGCGGGTTACTGATCAGA ACCCTGAAGGGAAATATGAGGCATTGGAGAAATATGGGAATGATTTAACGGAGCTTGCTAGGCGTGGCAAACTTGATCCTGTTATAGGTCGGGATGATGAAATAAGACGGTGTATCCAAATCTTATCTAGGAGAACCAAAAATAATCCTGTTATCATTGGTGAGCCCGGTGTGGGGAAAACTGCAATTGCTGAAGG ATTAGCTCAAAGGATTGTGCGAGGGGATGTTCCAGAACCGCTGTTAAATAGAAAG ttGATCTCCCTAGATATGGGTTCATTGGTGGCTGGTGCCAAGTTTCGTGGAGATTTTGAGGAAAGGTTGAAGGCTGTTCTTAAAGAAGTTACTGCTTCAAATGgacaaattattttgtttattgatgAGATTCATACTGTAGTTGGTGCAG GGGCTACAAGTGGTGCGATGGATGCTGGAAACTTGTTAAAACCAATGCTTGGGCGAGGTGAGCTTCGATGTATAGGAGCTACTACATTGAATGAGTATAGGAAATACATTGAGAAGGATCCTGCACTCGAGCGTAGATTTCAACAGGTGTTTTGTGGTCAACCATCTGTTGAAGACACTATATCAATTCTTCGTGGGTTGCGTGAGCGGTATGAACTGCATCATGGAGTTAAGATATCAGATAGTGCACTTGTTTCAGCTGCAGTCCTTGCCGATCGGTACATCACTGAACGATTTTTGCCTGACAAAG CTATAGACCTTGTTGATGAAGCTGCTGCAAAGCTGAAAATGGAGATAACTTCCAAGCCAACGGAATTGGATGAGATTGATAGAGCTGTGTTAAAGTTGGAGATGGAGAAGCTGTCTTTGAAAAATGACACTGATAAAGCATccaaagaaaggttaagtaagCTGGAAAACGATCTGGCTTCActtaaacaaaaacagaaagagGTAACTGAACAATGGGACCATGAGAAGTCTCTCATGACACGAATACGATCAATCAAAGAAGAG ATTGATAGGGTAAACTTAGAGATGGAAGCTGCCGAACGTGAGTATAACCTAAATCGTGCTGCTGAGCTGAAATATGGAACACTCATGTCTCTCCAGCGCCAGTTAGAAGAGGCTGATAGGAACCTTGCTGACTTCCAGAAGTCCGGTAATTCCTTGCTGCGAGAAGAGGTTactgatcttgatattgctgaAATTGTAAGCAAATGGACAGGTATACCCTTATCAAACCTTCAACAATCAGAAAGAGACAAACTAGTCCTGCTAGAGCAGGTTCTGCACAAGAGGGTGGTTGGTCAAGATATGGCAGTGAAGTCCGTGGCTGATGCAATCCGTCGTTCTAGGGCAGGATTATCTGACCCAAATCGACCAATAGCAAGTTTCATGTTCATGGGTCCTACAGGTGTTGGAAAAACAGAGCTTGCAAAAGCATTAGCTGGTTACCTCTTTAACACAGAAAATGCCCTTGTGAGAATTGATATGAGTGAGTACATGGAGAAGCATGCAGTCTCACGCTTGGTTGGCGCCCCACCAGGTTATGTTGGTTATGAAGAAGGTGGGCAGCTTACCGAAGTGGTTCGCAGAAGGCCTTATTCTGTAGTACTCTTTGATGAAATAGAGAAAGCTCACCATGATGTCTTCAACATTTTGTTACAATTGTTAGATGATGGAAGGATAACTGATTCCCAGGGTAGGACAGTAAGCTTCACGAATTGTGTTGTGATAATGACATCAAACATTGGCTCCCACTACATACTTGAAACTCTCCGTAATACACAAGATAGCAAAGAAGTAGTTTATGACTTGATGAAAAGACAAGTTGTTGAGTTGGCCAGACAAACTTTCCGCCCTGAATTTATGAACCGCATTGATGAGTACATTGTTTTCCAGCCTTTGGACTCCAAAGAAATCAGTAGAATTGTCGAGATACAG ATGTATCGGTTGAAGGACAGGCTCAAACAGAGGAAAATTGATCTTCATTACACAAAGGAAGCTGTTGAACTATTGGCAACATTGGGCTTTGATCCTAATTTTGGAGCAAGGCCCGTTAAGCGGGTGATCCAGCAACTGGTTGAGAATGAAGTTGCAATGGGAGTATTAAGAGGAGATTTTAAAGAGGAAGATTCAGTACTTGTTGATGTAGATGAGTCCCCATCAGCCAAAGGCCACCCACCCCAATTCCGCATCAAGAAATTGGAGAACAACACTGCTAGGGATGCAATGGTTGCCAATGACTAA